A single window of Stigmatopora nigra isolate UIUO_SnigA chromosome 20, RoL_Snig_1.1, whole genome shotgun sequence DNA harbors:
- the LOC144213870 gene encoding adhesion G protein-coupled receptor L3-like isoform X14 yields MWTMHLLVLASLVAPATMAFSRAPIPMAVVRRELSCEGYPIELRCPGTDVIMIESANYGRTDDKICDADPAQMENTRCYLPDAYKIMSQRCNNRTQCAVVAGPDVFPDPCPGTYKYLEVQYECVPYKVEQKVFLCPGLLRRVHQSEHLFESDHQSGAWCKDPLQASDKIYYMPWTPYRTDTLTEYSSKEDFVAGRPTTTYKLPHRVDGTGFVVYDGALFFNKERTRNIVKFDLRTRIKSGEAIIANANYHDTSPYRWGGKSDIDLAVDENGLWVIYATEQNNGRVVISQLNPYTLRVEGTWDTAYDKRSASNAFMICGVLYVVKSVYEDDDNESAGNKIDYVYNTEMSKDGYLDIPFPNSYQYIAAVDYNPRDNLLYVWNNYHVVKYSLDFGVLDNRLESSSSMMVYADSTSTPTRTTQRPFTTALPFTSPRTGTIKMTATAFAATSTRTLAPPRTQTPVGRLGAGDQRPPSSSKIPAVRVEYCTPLVMTDISWPRTKQGVVAKMPCPPSTIGVASYSCVGPEGYWDPQGPDFTNCTSPWVNIISQKLKASETAAVIARELAEQTKNNLQAGDITYTVRTLVQLVDLLDVQLRNLTPGGKDSAARSLNKLQKRERSCRYYVQAMVETVNNLLQPQARAAWRELSTGEQLRAATTLLDTVEQGAFVLADNLLKTDIVQENAENIQLEVARMSTDGNLPDLKFPQTGGHGSAIHLSANTLKQHGRNGEIRIAFVLYKHIGAYLSTENASIKLTGEAMAANYSVIVNSPVITAAINKDANKVYLSDPVVFTVRHLQQSEGNFNPNCSFWSYSKRSMSGYWSTQDCRLLATNRSHTSCSCTHLTNFAVLMAHVDVKNTDPVHDMLLDVITWVGILLSLVCLLVSFFTFCFFRGLQSDRNTIHKNLCICLFIAELLFLVGINRADQPIACAIFAALLHFFFLAAFTWMFLEGVQLYILLVEVFESEHSRRRYFYLAGYGLPALVVAVSAAVDYRSYGTDRVCWLRLDTYFIWSFIGPATLIIMLNVIFLGIALYKMFHHTAILKPDSGCLDNIKSWVIGAIALLCLLGLTWAFGLMYVNETTVVMAYLFTIFNSLQGMFIFIFHCVLQKKVRKEFGKCLRTHCCSGKSVENSTGSKGNASRAPGRYSAASQSRIRRMWNDTVRKQSESSFMTGDINSSASLNRGVMANSLIPNALLRPHGTNNPYNTLLGESAVYNNPLGMYNAQEGILNNARDTSVMDTLPLNGNHGYSIASADYVSDCVQILERGYNHGESSLEKKILKELASNYLPTYLNNSAEHHRNLVNKLVNNTTKESGYASGSRTDCRPESGVPLLPQRALSPERSFAPCRPPPLPLALRPYSAAASSSSSRRRIPQENSESFFPLLNHEQAEEDESSPASSHRRDSLRASVPALPGHRTGPGGPEDPGASSDDVYYKSMPNLGSGNHLHRLHSYYQLGRGSSDGFIVPQNKDDLSPGEPPPEVSHLVTSL; encoded by the exons ATGTAACAACCGGACACAGTGCGCCGTGGTGGCCGGACCTGACGTATTTCCAGACCCCTGCCCGGGAACTTACAAATACCTGGAGGTCCAGTACGAATGCGTACCGTACA AAGTGGAACAAAAAG TGTTCCTGTGCCCGGGGCTTCTACGCAGGGTGCACCAGAGCGAACACCTCTTCGAATCGGACCACCAATCCGGAGCCTGGTGTAAAGACCCCCTACAGGCATCGGATAAGATCTACTACATGCCCTGGACACCCTACCGTACGGACACATTAACCGAGTACTCATCCAAAGAGGACTTTGTAGCCGGCAGGCCGACTACCACCTACAAGCTACCGCACCGCGTAGACGGCACGGGTTTCGTGGTATACGACGGGGCGCTGTTCTTCAACAAGGAACGTACACGGAACATCGTCAAGTTCGATTTGCGTACCCGGATCAAGAGCGGCGAGGCTATCATCGCTAACGCTAACTACCACGATACCTCGCCTTACAGATGGGGCGGGAAATCGGACATCGACTTAGCGGTGGATGAAAACGGACTGTGGGTGATTTACGCCACCGAACAGAACAACGGGCGGGTGGTTATCAGTCAACTTAACCCCTACACCCTCCGCGTCGAGGGAACGTGGGATACGGCCTATGACAAGCGTTCGGCGTCCAATGCCTTCATGATCTGCGGCGTCCTCTACGTGGTTAAGTCCGTATACGAGGACGATGACAACGAATCGGCGGGGAATAAGATCGACTACGTATACAACACGGAGATGAGTAAAGATGGCTACCTGGACATACCTTTTCCTAACTCCTATCAGTACATAGCGGCTGTGGATTATAATCCAAGAGACAACCTACTTTACGTCTGGAACAATTACCATGTAGTCAAGTACTCGCTGGATTTTGGTGTACTGGATAACCGACTTG AGTCCTCATCCTCCATGATGGTCTACGCCGACTccaccagcacccccacaagaACCACCCAACGTCCCTTCACCACGGCGTTGCCCTTCACGTCACCCCGAACAGGAACCATCAAAATGACCGCCACAGCTTTCGCCGCTACATCTACGAGGACTTTAGCCCCGCCCAGGACTCAAACGCCAGTTGGCCGTTTAGGCGCCGGAGACCAACGACCGCCATCGTCCTCCAAAATCCCCGCAGTCAGGGTGGAGTACTGCACCCCTCTGGTCATGACGGACATCTCCTGGCCTAGAACGAAGCAGGGAGTGGTCGCCAAAATGCCCTGTCCTCCCAGCACAATAG GGGTAGCGTCTTACTCCTGTGTAGGTCCCGAGGGTTACTGGGACCCCCAAGGGCCGGATTTCACCAACTGTACCTCCCCCTGGGTCAACATCATCAGCCAGAAG TTGAAAGCTAGCGAGACGGCGGCGGTGATCGCCCGAGAACTGGCCGAGCAGACCAAGAACAACCTCCAGGCGGGTGACATCACCTACACGGTGAGGACTCTGGTGCAGTTGGTGGATCTCCTGGATGTCCAGTTGCGGAACTTGACGCCGGGTGGGAAGGACAGCGCGGCGAGGAGTCTCAATAAG ctGCAAAAAAGAGAGCGCTCCTGCCGTTATTATGTCCAG GCCATGGTGGAGACGGTCAACAATCTGCTACAGCCGCAGGCTAGGGCGGCCTGGCGCGAACTAAGTACGGGTGAACAGCTGCGAGCCGCCACTACCCTGCTGGACACGGTTGAACAGGGCGCCTTCGTGCTTGCTGACAATCTGCTGAAAACTGACATCGTACAGGAGAACGCGGAAAATATAC AGTTGGAAGTTGCACGAATGAGCACCGATGGGAATTTACCCGACCTGAAATTCCCCCAAACGGGCGGGCACGGTAGCGCCATCCACCTGTCAGCCAACACACTGAAACAACACGGACGAAACG GCGAAATCCGGATCGCTTTCGTGCTATACAAGCACATCGGAGCCTATCTGTCCACGGAAAATGCTAGCATCAAGCTAACCGGCGAAGCTATGGCTGCTAACTACTCTGTCATCGTCAACTCGCCGGTTATTACGGCCGCCATTAACAAGGACGCCAATAAAGTCTACCTCTCGGACCCGGTGGTTTTCACAGTCCGGCACTTGCAG CAATCTGAAGGGAACTTTAACCCCAACTGTTCATTTTGGAGCTACTCCAAGCGTAGCATGAGTGGCTACTGGTCCACGCAGGACTGCCGCCTACTGGCCACCAATAGAAGCCACACAAGTTGTTCCTGCACACACTTGACCAACTTTGCTGTCCTCATGGCGCATGTGGACGTCAAG AACACGGATCCCGTTCACGATATGCTCCTGGACGTCATCACTTGGGTTGGCATCCTTCTGTCGTTGGTGTGTCTGCTGGTCAGCTTCTTCACCTTCTGCTTCTTCCGCGGACTCCAAAGCGACCGCAACACCATCCACAAGAACTTGTGCATCTGCCTCTTCATCGCAGAGTTGCTTTTCCTCGTGGGAATCAATCGCGCAGACCAGCCG ATCGCTTGTGCCATTTTCGCCGCCCTACTGCACTTCTTCTTCCTGGCCGCCTTCACCTGGATGTTCCTGGAAGGGGTGCAGCTCTACATCTTGCTGGTAGAGGTGTTTGAGAGCGAACACTCACGCCGACGCTACTTCTACCTGGCGGGATACGGACTCCCGGCTTTGGTAGTGGCCGTGTCGGCCGCCGTGGACTACCGCAGTTACGGCACCGATAGAGT TTGCTGGCTCCGCCTTGACACCTACTTCATCTGGAGTTTCATTGGACCGGCGACCTTGATAATTATG CTCAACGTCATCTTTCTTGGCATCGCGCTCTACAAGATGTTCCACCACACGGCCATCCTCAAGCCCGATTCTGGTTGCCTGGACAACATCAA ATCATGGGTCATTGGCGCCATTGCCTTACTATGCCTATTAGGCCTAACCTGGGCCTTCGGATTGATGTACGTCAACGAAACCACGGTGGTCATGGCTTACCTCTTCACCATCTTCAACTCGCTCCAGGGAATGTTTATCTTCATATTCCACTGCGTTCTACAGAAGAAG GTGCGCAAGGAGTTTGGCAAGTGCTTGCGGACGCACTGCTGTAGTGGGAAGAGTGTAGAGAACTCTACCGGCTCTAAGGGGAACGCTTCCCGGGCTCCTGGACGATACTCTGCCGCTTCACAG AGTCGAATCCGCCGAATGTGGAACGACACAGTCAGAAAACAGTCCGAATCGTCTTTCATGACCGGTGACATCAACAGCTCGGCATCCCTCAACAGAG GGGTTATGGCTAACAGTCTTATTCCTAACGCTCTCCTACGTCCTCATGGCACTAACAACCCGTATAATACCTTGCTGGGGGAGTCGGCGGTCTATAACAACCCCCTGGGCATGTACAACGCGCAAG AGGGAATCCTGAACAACGCCCGGGATACAAGTGTCATGGATACACTACCACTGAATGGTAACCACGGCTACAGCATCGCTAGCGCCGACTACGTCAGCGATTGCGTCCAGATTTTGGAGCGGGGCTACAACCACGGCGAAAGCAGCCTGGAGAAGAAGATCCTCAAGGAGCTGGCCTCCAACTACCTCCCCACCTACCTGAACAATTCGGCAGAGCACCACCGCAACCTAGTCAACAAACTAGTCAACAACACTACCAAGGAAAGCGGCTACGCTTCGGGGTCACGAACCGACTGCCGGCCGGAATCTGGCGTCCCGCTCTTACCACAGAGGGCGCTATCCCCAGAGCGCTCTTTTGCCCCCTGCCGGCCCCCACCCCTCCCACTGGCCCTACGCCCCTACTCGGCCGCCGCCTCTTCGTCATCTTCGCGGAGGCGGATCCCGCAGGAGAACAGCGAGAGCTTCTTCCCGTTGTTAAACCACGAGCAGGCTGAAGAGGACGAAAGCTCGCCGGCGTCCAGTCACCGGAGAGACTCATTACGCGCCAGTGTTCCCGCACTCCCAGGACACCGAACTGGCCCTGGTGGTCCCGAGGACCCCGGGGCCAGCTCGGATGATGTGTACTACAAGAGTATGCCTAACCTAGGTTCGGGTAACCACCTCCACCGGCTACACTCGTACTACCAACTAGGACGTGGGAGCAGTGATGGCTTCATCGTACCCCAAAACAAGGACGACCTGTCCCCTGGGGAACCACCCCCGGAGGTCTCGCACTTGGTCACCAGCTTATAG
- the LOC144213870 gene encoding adhesion G protein-coupled receptor L3-like isoform X4, with protein sequence MWTMHLLVLASLVAPATMAFSRAPIPMAVVRRELSCEGYPIELRCPGTDVIMIESANYGRTDDKICDADPAQMENTRCYLPDAYKIMSQRCNNRTQCAVVAGPDVFPDPCPGTYKYLEVQYECVPYKVEQKGSSVFLCPGLLRRVHQSEHLFESDHQSGAWCKDPLQASDKIYYMPWTPYRTDTLTEYSSKEDFVAGRPTTTYKLPHRVDGTGFVVYDGALFFNKERTRNIVKFDLRTRIKSGEAIIANANYHDTSPYRWGGKSDIDLAVDENGLWVIYATEQNNGRVVISQLNPYTLRVEGTWDTAYDKRSASNAFMICGVLYVVKSVYEDDDNESAGNKIDYVYNTEMSKDGYLDIPFPNSYQYIAAVDYNPRDNLLYVWNNYHVVKYSLDFGVLDNRLESSSSMMVYADSTSTPTRTTQRPFTTALPFTSPRTGTIKMTATAFAATSTRTLAPPRTQTPVGRLGAGDQRPPSSSKIPAVRVEYCTPLVMTDISWPRTKQGVVAKMPCPPSTIGVASYSCVGPEGYWDPQGPDFTNCTSPWVNIISQKLKASETAAVIARELAEQTKNNLQAGDITYTVRTLVQLVDLLDVQLRNLTPGGKDSAARSLNKLQKRERSCRYYVQAMVETVNNLLQPQARAAWRELSTGEQLRAATTLLDTVEQGAFVLADNLLKTDIVQENAENIQLEVARMSTDGNLPDLKFPQTGGHGSAIHLSANTLKQHGRNGEIRIAFVLYKHIGAYLSTENASIKLTGEAMAANYSVIVNSPVITAAINKDANKVYLSDPVVFTVRHLQQSEGNFNPNCSFWSYSKRSMSGYWSTQDCRLLATNRSHTSCSCTHLTNFAVLMAHVDVKNTDPVHDMLLDVITWVGILLSLVCLLVSFFTFCFFRGLQSDRNTIHKNLCICLFIAELLFLVGINRADQPIACAIFAALLHFFFLAAFTWMFLEGVQLYILLVEVFESEHSRRRYFYLAGYGLPALVVAVSAAVDYRSYGTDRVCWLRLDTYFIWSFIGPATLIIMLNVIFLGIALYKMFHHTAILKPDSGCLDNIKSWVIGAIALLCLLGLTWAFGLMYVNETTVVMAYLFTIFNSLQGMFIFIFHCVLQKKVRKEFGKCLRTHCCSGKSVENSTGSKGNASRAPGRYSAASQSRIRRMWNDTVRKQSESSFMTGDINSSASLNRGVMANSLIPNALLRPHGTNNPYNTLLGESAVYNNPLGMYNAQELYRETKGILNNARDTSVMDTLPLNGNHGYSIASADYVSDCVQILERGYNHGESSLEKKILKELASNYLPTYLNNSAEHHRNLVNKLVNNTTKESGYASGSRTDCRPESGVPLLPQRALSPERSFAPCRPPPLPLALRPYSAAASSSSSRRRIPQENSESFFPLLNHEQAEEDESSPASSHRRDSLRASVPALPGHRTGPGGPEDPGASSDDVYYKSMPNLGSGNHLHRLHSYYQLGRGSSDGFIVPQNKDDLSPGEPPPEVSHLVTSL encoded by the exons ATGTAACAACCGGACACAGTGCGCCGTGGTGGCCGGACCTGACGTATTTCCAGACCCCTGCCCGGGAACTTACAAATACCTGGAGGTCCAGTACGAATGCGTACCGTACA AAGTGGAACAAAAA ggcTCCTCAGTGTTCCTGTGCCCGGGGCTTCTACGCAGGGTGCACCAGAGCGAACACCTCTTCGAATCGGACCACCAATCCGGAGCCTGGTGTAAAGACCCCCTACAGGCATCGGATAAGATCTACTACATGCCCTGGACACCCTACCGTACGGACACATTAACCGAGTACTCATCCAAAGAGGACTTTGTAGCCGGCAGGCCGACTACCACCTACAAGCTACCGCACCGCGTAGACGGCACGGGTTTCGTGGTATACGACGGGGCGCTGTTCTTCAACAAGGAACGTACACGGAACATCGTCAAGTTCGATTTGCGTACCCGGATCAAGAGCGGCGAGGCTATCATCGCTAACGCTAACTACCACGATACCTCGCCTTACAGATGGGGCGGGAAATCGGACATCGACTTAGCGGTGGATGAAAACGGACTGTGGGTGATTTACGCCACCGAACAGAACAACGGGCGGGTGGTTATCAGTCAACTTAACCCCTACACCCTCCGCGTCGAGGGAACGTGGGATACGGCCTATGACAAGCGTTCGGCGTCCAATGCCTTCATGATCTGCGGCGTCCTCTACGTGGTTAAGTCCGTATACGAGGACGATGACAACGAATCGGCGGGGAATAAGATCGACTACGTATACAACACGGAGATGAGTAAAGATGGCTACCTGGACATACCTTTTCCTAACTCCTATCAGTACATAGCGGCTGTGGATTATAATCCAAGAGACAACCTACTTTACGTCTGGAACAATTACCATGTAGTCAAGTACTCGCTGGATTTTGGTGTACTGGATAACCGACTTG AGTCCTCATCCTCCATGATGGTCTACGCCGACTccaccagcacccccacaagaACCACCCAACGTCCCTTCACCACGGCGTTGCCCTTCACGTCACCCCGAACAGGAACCATCAAAATGACCGCCACAGCTTTCGCCGCTACATCTACGAGGACTTTAGCCCCGCCCAGGACTCAAACGCCAGTTGGCCGTTTAGGCGCCGGAGACCAACGACCGCCATCGTCCTCCAAAATCCCCGCAGTCAGGGTGGAGTACTGCACCCCTCTGGTCATGACGGACATCTCCTGGCCTAGAACGAAGCAGGGAGTGGTCGCCAAAATGCCCTGTCCTCCCAGCACAATAG GGGTAGCGTCTTACTCCTGTGTAGGTCCCGAGGGTTACTGGGACCCCCAAGGGCCGGATTTCACCAACTGTACCTCCCCCTGGGTCAACATCATCAGCCAGAAG TTGAAAGCTAGCGAGACGGCGGCGGTGATCGCCCGAGAACTGGCCGAGCAGACCAAGAACAACCTCCAGGCGGGTGACATCACCTACACGGTGAGGACTCTGGTGCAGTTGGTGGATCTCCTGGATGTCCAGTTGCGGAACTTGACGCCGGGTGGGAAGGACAGCGCGGCGAGGAGTCTCAATAAG ctGCAAAAAAGAGAGCGCTCCTGCCGTTATTATGTCCAG GCCATGGTGGAGACGGTCAACAATCTGCTACAGCCGCAGGCTAGGGCGGCCTGGCGCGAACTAAGTACGGGTGAACAGCTGCGAGCCGCCACTACCCTGCTGGACACGGTTGAACAGGGCGCCTTCGTGCTTGCTGACAATCTGCTGAAAACTGACATCGTACAGGAGAACGCGGAAAATATAC AGTTGGAAGTTGCACGAATGAGCACCGATGGGAATTTACCCGACCTGAAATTCCCCCAAACGGGCGGGCACGGTAGCGCCATCCACCTGTCAGCCAACACACTGAAACAACACGGACGAAACG GCGAAATCCGGATCGCTTTCGTGCTATACAAGCACATCGGAGCCTATCTGTCCACGGAAAATGCTAGCATCAAGCTAACCGGCGAAGCTATGGCTGCTAACTACTCTGTCATCGTCAACTCGCCGGTTATTACGGCCGCCATTAACAAGGACGCCAATAAAGTCTACCTCTCGGACCCGGTGGTTTTCACAGTCCGGCACTTGCAG CAATCTGAAGGGAACTTTAACCCCAACTGTTCATTTTGGAGCTACTCCAAGCGTAGCATGAGTGGCTACTGGTCCACGCAGGACTGCCGCCTACTGGCCACCAATAGAAGCCACACAAGTTGTTCCTGCACACACTTGACCAACTTTGCTGTCCTCATGGCGCATGTGGACGTCAAG AACACGGATCCCGTTCACGATATGCTCCTGGACGTCATCACTTGGGTTGGCATCCTTCTGTCGTTGGTGTGTCTGCTGGTCAGCTTCTTCACCTTCTGCTTCTTCCGCGGACTCCAAAGCGACCGCAACACCATCCACAAGAACTTGTGCATCTGCCTCTTCATCGCAGAGTTGCTTTTCCTCGTGGGAATCAATCGCGCAGACCAGCCG ATCGCTTGTGCCATTTTCGCCGCCCTACTGCACTTCTTCTTCCTGGCCGCCTTCACCTGGATGTTCCTGGAAGGGGTGCAGCTCTACATCTTGCTGGTAGAGGTGTTTGAGAGCGAACACTCACGCCGACGCTACTTCTACCTGGCGGGATACGGACTCCCGGCTTTGGTAGTGGCCGTGTCGGCCGCCGTGGACTACCGCAGTTACGGCACCGATAGAGT TTGCTGGCTCCGCCTTGACACCTACTTCATCTGGAGTTTCATTGGACCGGCGACCTTGATAATTATG CTCAACGTCATCTTTCTTGGCATCGCGCTCTACAAGATGTTCCACCACACGGCCATCCTCAAGCCCGATTCTGGTTGCCTGGACAACATCAA ATCATGGGTCATTGGCGCCATTGCCTTACTATGCCTATTAGGCCTAACCTGGGCCTTCGGATTGATGTACGTCAACGAAACCACGGTGGTCATGGCTTACCTCTTCACCATCTTCAACTCGCTCCAGGGAATGTTTATCTTCATATTCCACTGCGTTCTACAGAAGAAG GTGCGCAAGGAGTTTGGCAAGTGCTTGCGGACGCACTGCTGTAGTGGGAAGAGTGTAGAGAACTCTACCGGCTCTAAGGGGAACGCTTCCCGGGCTCCTGGACGATACTCTGCCGCTTCACAG AGTCGAATCCGCCGAATGTGGAACGACACAGTCAGAAAACAGTCCGAATCGTCTTTCATGACCGGTGACATCAACAGCTCGGCATCCCTCAACAGAG GGGTTATGGCTAACAGTCTTATTCCTAACGCTCTCCTACGTCCTCATGGCACTAACAACCCGTATAATACCTTGCTGGGGGAGTCGGCGGTCTATAACAACCCCCTGGGCATGTACAACGCGCAAG AGCTCTACAGAGAGACAA AGGGAATCCTGAACAACGCCCGGGATACAAGTGTCATGGATACACTACCACTGAATGGTAACCACGGCTACAGCATCGCTAGCGCCGACTACGTCAGCGATTGCGTCCAGATTTTGGAGCGGGGCTACAACCACGGCGAAAGCAGCCTGGAGAAGAAGATCCTCAAGGAGCTGGCCTCCAACTACCTCCCCACCTACCTGAACAATTCGGCAGAGCACCACCGCAACCTAGTCAACAAACTAGTCAACAACACTACCAAGGAAAGCGGCTACGCTTCGGGGTCACGAACCGACTGCCGGCCGGAATCTGGCGTCCCGCTCTTACCACAGAGGGCGCTATCCCCAGAGCGCTCTTTTGCCCCCTGCCGGCCCCCACCCCTCCCACTGGCCCTACGCCCCTACTCGGCCGCCGCCTCTTCGTCATCTTCGCGGAGGCGGATCCCGCAGGAGAACAGCGAGAGCTTCTTCCCGTTGTTAAACCACGAGCAGGCTGAAGAGGACGAAAGCTCGCCGGCGTCCAGTCACCGGAGAGACTCATTACGCGCCAGTGTTCCCGCACTCCCAGGACACCGAACTGGCCCTGGTGGTCCCGAGGACCCCGGGGCCAGCTCGGATGATGTGTACTACAAGAGTATGCCTAACCTAGGTTCGGGTAACCACCTCCACCGGCTACACTCGTACTACCAACTAGGACGTGGGAGCAGTGATGGCTTCATCGTACCCCAAAACAAGGACGACCTGTCCCCTGGGGAACCACCCCCGGAGGTCTCGCACTTGGTCACCAGCTTATAG